A DNA window from Paenibacillus sp. HWE-109 contains the following coding sequences:
- a CDS encoding sensor domain-containing protein: MSIPLNEIQFYKNFDELARDVLDMAKEFMPDRLIYLTTFTETQQIILKLSETNTSIYISEGMIIERNDTVCNRIDFEKSIPLIFEDMSRETNLDNLRKALIAANINSYLGIPIILSNGKEFGTLCAVHTDASDFNKKGIQMLQRIAKLFSHYLELERIAYRDSLTGLYNRQFLYKYFEEIPATTGGTLFFLDLDGFKKINDILGHDAGDLVLREVALRLENLVQQQNGFAVRLGGDEFIINISDLSSKEEISQLAQTILSRLSSWDTQLEELQLSASIGIVTYSANENNNLKVLLKNADNALYRAKASGKNAYQFF, encoded by the coding sequence ATGTCAATTCCTTTAAATGAAATTCAATTTTATAAAAACTTTGATGAACTTGCTAGGGACGTTCTAGACATGGCAAAAGAATTTATGCCGGACAGGTTAATTTACTTAACCACTTTTACAGAAACGCAGCAAATTATTCTAAAGCTTTCTGAAACTAACACGAGTATTTATATAAGCGAAGGCATGATTATAGAGCGCAATGACACTGTTTGTAACAGAATTGACTTTGAAAAAAGCATTCCCTTAATTTTTGAAGATATGAGTAGAGAAACTAACTTGGATAATCTGCGAAAAGCACTAATTGCAGCTAATATTAATTCCTATTTGGGGATACCTATTATTCTTTCTAATGGGAAGGAATTCGGAACATTGTGTGCTGTTCATACAGATGCAAGCGATTTCAATAAGAAAGGCATACAAATGCTCCAAAGAATAGCGAAGTTGTTCTCCCATTACTTAGAGCTAGAGCGTATTGCCTATAGAGATTCCTTAACAGGACTTTATAACCGGCAATTTCTTTATAAATATTTTGAGGAAATTCCTGCGACAACAGGTGGAACTTTATTTTTTCTTGATTTAGATGGTTTTAAAAAGATAAATGACATACTTGGACATGATGCAGGGGATTTGGTATTAAGGGAAGTGGCTTTAAGGCTTGAAAATTTGGTGCAGCAACAAAATGGTTTTGCCGTTAGGTTAGGAGGAGATGAATTTATTATTAATATTAGTGATCTATCTTCCAAAGAAGAAATTAGTCAACTAGCGCAAACTATACTTTCTCGTCTATCATCTTGGGACACTCAGCTAGAGGAGCTTCAACTGTCAGCTAGCATCGGGATTGTAACGTATTCTGCAAACGAGAACAACAACTTGAAAGTTCTACTTAAAAATGCGGACAATGCCTTATATCGAGCAAAGGCAAGCGGAAAGAACGCCTATCAATTTTTTTAG
- a CDS encoding DinB family protein, with protein sequence MINMNNIYLITDIPGYPPQISRLLSMMNYARHTTLESVKNLSVAQLDFLLDSESNSIGSLLLHFAAVEYAYQVETFEKRELNEAEMLIWGAAVELGEAGREKIKGNDLIYYVDKLNEVRNRTFELFKTVDDSWLYREEEFWYKKQANHYFMWFHVFEDEINHRGQINLIKKRVTST encoded by the coding sequence ATGATCAACATGAATAATATCTATCTTATTACTGACATTCCTGGTTATCCGCCTCAAATTAGTCGGTTGCTGTCGATGATGAATTATGCAAGGCATACGACATTAGAATCTGTAAAAAATTTATCTGTGGCTCAATTGGATTTTTTGTTGGATTCTGAGAGCAATTCAATAGGTTCATTATTGCTGCATTTCGCTGCAGTAGAATATGCCTATCAAGTGGAAACATTTGAAAAAAGAGAATTAAATGAAGCTGAAATGTTGATCTGGGGAGCGGCTGTGGAGCTCGGTGAAGCAGGACGGGAAAAGATTAAAGGCAATGATCTGATTTATTATGTGGATAAATTAAATGAAGTTAGAAACCGAACGTTTGAACTATTTAAAACGGTGGATGATAGCTGGCTATACAGAGAAGAAGAGTTCTGGTATAAAAAACAAGCCAATCATTATTTTATGTGGTTTCACGTTTTTGAGGATGAAATCAATCATAG